From one candidate division KSB1 bacterium genomic stretch:
- the surE gene encoding 5'/3'-nucleotidase SurE codes for MAKNKPRILLSNDDGINAPGLAALYEEMKSIGDVFVVAPDAEKSAVGHAITLSDPLRVWDFKKNGEFFGYAVNGTPADCVKIAYWALLDENPDLVVSGINLGSNTGINAIYSGTVSAATEGTILGIPAFAVSLTTFKNPDFSYAAKFARKLSENILERGLPKGTLLNVNVPPAKEEEIEEIKITRQGRSTYHEHFDKRVDPQNRVYYWLTGKKVQLEDDSDVDDNAILNKRVSITPLHYDLTNYEYLDELKSWEITP; via the coding sequence ATGGCCAAAAATAAGCCCAGGATTCTCCTTAGCAACGACGATGGAATCAACGCCCCTGGACTGGCTGCCTTGTACGAGGAGATGAAGTCAATTGGCGATGTCTTTGTAGTCGCCCCGGATGCTGAGAAAAGCGCTGTCGGACATGCGATCACCCTTTCCGATCCATTACGGGTTTGGGATTTTAAAAAGAACGGAGAGTTTTTTGGCTACGCAGTCAACGGGACGCCCGCTGACTGCGTAAAAATTGCTTACTGGGCGCTTTTAGATGAAAATCCGGATCTGGTCGTTTCGGGAATTAACTTGGGGTCGAATACAGGAATAAATGCCATTTATTCCGGAACCGTTTCAGCGGCTACCGAAGGCACTATTTTAGGAATCCCCGCTTTTGCCGTTTCACTCACTACCTTTAAAAATCCAGACTTCAGCTATGCCGCCAAATTTGCCAGAAAATTGTCTGAAAATATTTTAGAGCGCGGATTGCCGAAAGGCACTTTGCTGAATGTGAACGTGCCGCCAGCCAAAGAAGAGGAAATTGAAGAGATTAAAATTACCCGTCAGGGCCGGTCAACTTATCACGAGCATTTCGATAAAAGAGTCGATCCGCAAAACCGAGTTTATTATTGGTTAACCGGCAAGAAAGTCCAATTGGAAGATGACAGCGACGTCGATGATAATGCTATTTTGAATAAAAGAGTCTCAATCACGCCTCTGCACTACGATCTGACCAACTACGAGTATCTCGATGAGTTAAAGTCGTGGGAAATAACTCCGTAG